A genomic stretch from Nitrobacter winogradskyi Nb-255 includes:
- a CDS encoding recombinase family protein — MIRHQEAVAVMSRRQRCAIYTRKSSEEGLDMEFNSLDAQREACESFVTSQKAEGWATIRERYDDGGFSGGTLERPGLKRLIQDVEAGLIDVIVVYKIDRLSRSLMDFARLVEIFDRSQVTFVSVTQSFNTTTSMGRLTLNILLSFAQFEREVIGERIRDKVAASRKRGMWMGGHVPLGYDVRDRKLVVNEAEAATVRMIFERFVAIGSATTLAKALAAEGVLNKRGKQIDKGFLYKLINNRLYLGEAVHKGTAYPGEHEAILDQALWDKVHGILQESPRRRAKNTRRQAPALLKGIIFTDTGTAMTPTATKKGTRLYRYYASMDLIRNRPTGDASGPLRLPAGMVEDAVVGEIRRMIRAPEIAARTIKALREESSIVDEKAVVKALGEFDQLWAALYPAEQTRIVQLLVERVTVGEDGIAVDLRHEGLGSVLRDMMAPRRTEACA, encoded by the coding sequence ATGATCCGTCATCAGGAAGCCGTCGCGGTCATGTCGCGCCGCCAGCGCTGCGCCATCTATACCCGCAAGTCGAGCGAGGAAGGGCTCGACATGGAGTTCAACAGCCTCGACGCCCAGCGAGAGGCTTGCGAGTCCTTCGTGACGAGCCAGAAGGCGGAAGGCTGGGCCACCATCCGCGAACGCTATGACGACGGCGGCTTCTCAGGCGGCACGTTGGAGCGCCCCGGCCTGAAGCGACTCATTCAGGACGTCGAGGCCGGCCTGATCGACGTGATCGTGGTCTACAAGATCGACCGGCTTTCGCGCTCCCTGATGGACTTCGCCAGGCTGGTCGAGATTTTCGACCGCAGTCAGGTGACCTTCGTGTCGGTCACGCAGTCGTTCAACACCACGACGTCGATGGGCCGCCTGACACTGAACATCCTCCTCAGCTTCGCCCAGTTCGAGCGGGAGGTGATCGGCGAGCGCATCCGCGACAAAGTCGCAGCATCCCGCAAGCGCGGCATGTGGATGGGCGGCCACGTCCCGCTGGGCTACGACGTGCGCGACCGCAAGCTGGTGGTCAACGAAGCCGAGGCCGCGACGGTCAGGATGATCTTCGAGCGGTTCGTTGCCATCGGCTCCGCCACGACGCTGGCGAAAGCGCTCGCGGCAGAGGGCGTGCTGAACAAGCGCGGCAAGCAAATCGACAAGGGCTTCCTCTACAAGCTGATAAACAACCGGCTCTACCTCGGCGAAGCCGTCCACAAGGGCACGGCCTATCCCGGCGAGCACGAGGCCATCCTTGATCAGGCCCTGTGGGACAAGGTGCACGGCATCCTGCAGGAGAGCCCGCGCCGGCGCGCGAAGAACACGCGCCGCCAGGCGCCAGCGCTGCTGAAGGGGATCATCTTCACCGACACCGGCACGGCCATGACGCCGACGGCGACGAAGAAGGGCACGCGCCTCTACCGCTACTACGCGTCCATGGACCTGATCCGAAACCGCCCGACCGGCGACGCCTCGGGTCCGCTGCGCTTGCCCGCAGGCATGGTCGAGGACGCCGTCGTCGGCGAAATCCGTCGCATGATCCGCGCGCCCGAAATTGCAGCGCGGACGATCAAGGCTCTTCGCGAAGAGAGCTCGATCGTCGATGAGAAGGCGGTCGTCAAGGCGCTCGGAGAGTTCGATCAGCTCTGGGCGGCGCTCTATCCGGCGGAGCAGACCCGCATCGTCCAGCTTCTGGTGGAGCGGGTAACTGTCGGCGAAGATGGCATCGCCGTTGATCTTCGCCATGAGGGGCTGGGCTCGGTCCTTCGGGACATGATGGCGCCCCGCCGGACGGAGGCCTGCGCATGA
- a CDS encoding DUF2924 domain-containing protein, whose protein sequence is MMQEATKRTETIPRRPRESTAADENVVAQLAALKRMTVVELKAKWESLLGTPAPNNSRSYLELRLGYRIQELTLSGLSRETRRTLDLLADEIEGRIGRKTIIADPRNPVVGTRLMREWDGVEHTVTVMKDGFDWQGRKFKSLSAVARAITGTQWNGYRFFGLREARRDDR, encoded by the coding sequence ATGATGCAAGAAGCGACGAAACGGACTGAAACCATACCGCGGCGGCCACGCGAGAGCACCGCGGCGGATGAGAACGTGGTGGCGCAGCTTGCGGCGCTCAAGCGGATGACGGTGGTCGAATTGAAGGCGAAGTGGGAGAGCCTCTTAGGGACGCCCGCCCCGAACAACAGTCGCAGCTACCTCGAGCTCAGGCTCGGCTATCGGATTCAGGAACTGACCCTCAGCGGTCTGTCCCGCGAGACGCGGCGGACGCTGGACCTGCTAGCGGACGAGATCGAAGGCCGGATCGGGCGCAAGACGATCATCGCAGATCCTCGCAACCCGGTGGTCGGCACCCGCCTCATGCGTGAATGGGACGGGGTGGAGCACACCGTCACGGTGATGAAGGACGGCTTCGACTGGCAGGGGCGCAAGTTCAAGTCGCTGTCGGCGGTGGCACGGGCGATCACCGGCACGCAGTGGAACGGCTATCGCTTCTTCGGCCTGCGCGAGGCCCGGAGGGACGACCGATGA